The following are from one region of the Stigmatella ashevillena genome:
- a CDS encoding AAA family ATPase: MATAEQLKALVRSYAEGDQAQFLSVAMQVAAHAAKQGHSKLAQELRSLVDQVKTKSQIAPRRLEPPTPLTQPRGELAGLLSVSYPSTRLNEMVLQPAVGERLERVLREHKQGHKLREHGLRPRHRMLLVGPPGSGKTMTAAALAGEMQLPLFTIVLDGLITKFMGETAAKLRLVFDAIRSTRGVYLFDEFDAIGGQRGASNDVGEIRRVLNSFLQFLEQDQSDSLIISATNHPELLDHALFRRFDDVIEYNTPSGELANRTILAKLGTFTSDELDWKQLSASAAELSYAELARACNDAIKEAILDDKSVVTTQGILRAFEERRATRRS; this comes from the coding sequence GTGGCGACGGCAGAACAACTCAAAGCGCTGGTGAGGAGCTACGCCGAGGGAGACCAGGCCCAGTTCCTCTCGGTTGCCATGCAGGTCGCCGCCCATGCGGCCAAGCAAGGGCACTCCAAGCTTGCCCAAGAGCTGCGCTCACTCGTCGATCAAGTGAAGACGAAAAGCCAGATCGCACCTCGTCGGCTCGAACCGCCTACGCCCCTCACCCAACCCCGAGGTGAACTGGCAGGACTGCTGTCGGTCAGCTATCCGAGCACGCGGCTCAACGAGATGGTGCTCCAACCCGCCGTGGGAGAGCGGCTGGAGCGCGTCCTGCGCGAGCACAAACAAGGGCACAAGCTCCGGGAGCATGGGCTTCGGCCGCGACACCGGATGCTGTTGGTTGGTCCTCCGGGTTCTGGCAAAACCATGACCGCAGCGGCCCTTGCGGGCGAGATGCAACTGCCCCTCTTCACGATCGTGTTGGATGGTCTCATCACCAAGTTCATGGGTGAGACGGCCGCGAAGCTGAGGTTGGTCTTCGATGCCATCCGCTCGACTCGCGGGGTCTACTTGTTCGACGAGTTCGATGCGATTGGAGGGCAGCGCGGAGCCTCCAACGATGTCGGTGAGATCCGGCGTGTCCTGAACTCCTTCCTCCAGTTCCTGGAACAGGATCAGTCGGACAGCCTCATCATCTCCGCCACGAACCATCCCGAGTTGCTCGATCACGCGCTCTTCCGGCGCTTCGATGACGTCATCGAATACAATACTCCTTCCGGGGAATTGGCGAACCGGACGATCCTCGCCAAGTTGGGGACATTCACCTCGGACGAGTTGGACTGGAAGCAGCTCAGCGCCTCGGCGGCAGAGCTGAGCTACGCCGAGTTGGCTCGGGCTTGTAACGATGCCATCAAGGAAGCCATCCTCGACGACAAGTCCGTGGTGACCACCCAAGGTATTCTTCGCGCATTCGAGGAGCGCCGCGCCACCCGACGCTCCTGA
- a CDS encoding RCC1 domain-containing protein, whose amino-acid sequence MSAGYSHSLVVRSDGTVWAMGSNDSGQVGDGGTTREASKPICSLLY is encoded by the coding sequence GTGTCCGCGGGCTACAGCCACTCGCTGGTGGTGCGCTCGGACGGCACGGTGTGGGCCATGGGGAGTAACGACTCCGGCCAAGTCGGCGATGGTGGCACCACCCGAGAGGCCTCCAAGCCCATTTGCTCCTTGCTGTATTGA
- a CDS encoding class I SAM-dependent methyltransferase yields the protein MPRSSVPAERPRRFHAEPLILVLRHLEAALAWGPVSIEVPDPDLGRGHYPGEQVGPQGGLLHRPLRSWCDLAEGLSCRLRTPRGLDDTHVLLTFEPLGAEAPWHAGSGEAERSESPQERYGAASDFARVRKFEDAGFLLPWLEAVKRLRLPPGARVLDLGVNRGDELAAFEWVAGAQEVRFVGVDHSASALAEAREAFADARHAFVQADLNALPAGLGRFDAVVSVGTLQSPGVDDRALLRRLVQEHLEPRASLVLGFPNSRFRDGEVVYGARVRNLREPDLSLLVKDLSFYRRYLHQHGFRTFLSGKYDLLLTAVRGQPSEASDESGSPQE from the coding sequence ATGCCGCGCTCCTCTGTCCCCGCCGAACGCCCGCGACGTTTCCACGCGGAACCCCTGATCCTCGTCCTGCGCCACCTGGAGGCGGCGCTGGCATGGGGGCCGGTGTCCATCGAGGTGCCGGATCCCGACCTGGGCCGGGGGCACTATCCAGGAGAACAGGTGGGGCCCCAGGGAGGGCTCCTGCACCGGCCACTGCGGAGCTGGTGCGACTTGGCCGAAGGGTTGTCCTGCCGCCTGCGCACGCCGCGCGGGCTCGATGACACGCACGTGCTGCTCACCTTCGAGCCGCTGGGGGCCGAGGCGCCGTGGCATGCGGGCAGCGGGGAAGCAGAGCGCTCGGAGTCGCCCCAGGAGCGCTATGGCGCCGCGTCCGACTTCGCGCGGGTGCGGAAGTTCGAGGACGCGGGTTTCCTGCTGCCTTGGCTGGAGGCGGTGAAGCGGCTGCGGTTGCCTCCGGGGGCGCGGGTGCTGGACCTGGGCGTCAACCGGGGGGACGAACTGGCCGCGTTCGAGTGGGTGGCCGGAGCGCAGGAAGTCCGCTTCGTCGGCGTGGACCACAGTGCCAGTGCGCTCGCCGAAGCCCGGGAGGCCTTCGCGGACGCACGCCACGCGTTCGTGCAGGCGGACCTGAATGCGCTTCCGGCGGGGCTGGGGCGCTTCGACGCGGTGGTGTCCGTGGGCACGTTGCAAAGTCCTGGGGTGGACGACCGGGCCCTGTTGCGAAGGCTCGTGCAGGAGCATCTGGAGCCCCGGGCCTCGCTGGTGCTGGGTTTCCCCAACTCCCGCTTCCGTGACGGCGAGGTCGTCTATGGCGCGCGCGTGCGCAACCTGCGTGAGCCGGACCTGTCGCTGCTGGTGAAGGACCTGTCCTTCTACCGCCGCTACCTGCACCAGCACGGTTTCCGCACCTTCCTGAGTGGGAAGTACGACCTGCTCCTCACGGCGGTGAGAGGACAGCCGTCAGAGGCGAGCGACGAAAGCGGATCGCCTCAAGAGTGA
- a CDS encoding polysaccharide lyase family 7 protein produces MPRHSALPQAPRRAGRPLAFMLAAAASLIPMSALAQTKLPIPDDNISASGSDTNLPVHANDGWLTTRWSADASEGEQWLQYDLGACYKVAYANLAWYNGDSRKYNLSIKTSSNGTAWTTVFSGTNSGTTAALKPYAFGDRAARYVRVLSTGSNVNSWVSLSELEIWTNGTGNCSATLDPSKAPGQNFDLSGYKLQTLDGSLQVKQVSPINSYTDKWFYTDASTGAMTFYVPSGAGSTANSHYPRSELRGSATWRMGGTHTLTASVKVLQQPATGQIIIGQIHGEQTGGSELLKLRWTNGDILMGVKKNFGDTEQKILIKSGVALGENIDYVIKLAGSTVTVTVNGTSKSFTYTTASWSAVDLYFKLGAYSQDSSANGTYAKVAVTALK; encoded by the coding sequence ATGCCAAGACATTCCGCCCTCCCCCAGGCGCCCCGCCGTGCAGGCAGGCCCCTCGCGTTCATGCTCGCCGCCGCGGCCTCGCTGATCCCGATGTCCGCGCTGGCACAGACCAAGCTGCCCATCCCCGATGACAACATCAGCGCCAGTGGCAGTGATACCAACCTGCCCGTCCATGCGAACGATGGCTGGCTGACCACGCGCTGGTCGGCCGATGCCAGCGAGGGCGAGCAATGGCTGCAGTACGACCTGGGCGCCTGCTACAAGGTCGCTTACGCCAATCTGGCCTGGTACAACGGCGATTCGCGCAAGTACAACCTCTCGATCAAGACGTCCTCCAATGGCACCGCCTGGACCACCGTGTTCAGCGGCACCAACAGCGGCACGACGGCGGCGCTGAAGCCCTATGCCTTCGGCGACCGGGCGGCCCGGTATGTGCGCGTGCTAAGCACGGGCAGCAATGTCAACAGCTGGGTCAGCTTGTCGGAACTGGAGATTTGGACCAACGGCACAGGCAACTGCTCTGCCACGCTCGACCCGAGCAAAGCGCCGGGCCAGAACTTCGATCTGTCTGGTTACAAGCTGCAGACCTTGGACGGCTCTCTCCAAGTCAAACAGGTCTCTCCCATCAATTCCTATACCGACAAGTGGTTCTATACCGACGCATCCACCGGCGCGATGACCTTCTATGTGCCGTCCGGCGCCGGCTCGACCGCCAACTCCCACTACCCGCGCTCGGAGCTGCGCGGGAGCGCCACCTGGCGCATGGGCGGCACGCATACGCTGACCGCATCGGTGAAGGTGCTTCAGCAGCCGGCCACTGGCCAGATCATCATCGGCCAGATCCATGGTGAGCAGACCGGCGGCTCGGAGTTGCTGAAGCTGCGCTGGACGAATGGCGACATCTTGATGGGGGTGAAGAAGAACTTCGGTGACACCGAGCAGAAGATCCTGATCAAGAGTGGCGTCGCCCTTGGGGAGAACATCGACTACGTCATCAAGCTCGCTGGCTCCACCGTCACGGTCACCGTCAATGGCACGTCGAAGTCGTTCACCTACACCACGGCTTCCTGGAGTGCCGTCGACCTGTACTTCAAGCTCGGTGCCTACTCGCAGGATTCCTCGGCCAATGGCACGTACGCCAAGGTCGCGGTGACGGCCCTGAAGTAA
- a CDS encoding glycosyl hydrolase family 18 protein, with protein sequence MLSRHHSHRLLRAACASLFLASACAPADNAPEAPQEATGVSPSALLIPGVSFKTVTGGRYVGAQNNGGGAVIATATTVQAWETFTLDDINGGALESGDTVFIAAGNGQYFQAANGGGSTLNAASSSRLGWETFRIVKQSGSGAIANGDIVGLQTVTTGNWVSAENGGGSTVFAYGASLGNWERLTISGLTTTGPQPPQTRTRVVGYLPNWYGSYASWVGKVDFDKLTHVNLAFALGDANGKLQLASSSDLATFVNAAHAKGVKVFPSLCGGGGDGQIAPFYQPAKVDAFVDHIIDYVVSNNMDGIDVDVEAPDRMGAVYDTFIAKLIAKARPRGLPVTAAVSQWMQHGMSDTTLRSFDFVTIMSYDNTGTWTGAGEHSSYAQAVTAMNYYANKGVARDRIVLGLPFYGYCWGNCGGGQTSKYVLYKDILAAYPNAWNADWISANGAQYSYNGLATMRSKAALGKQYGGIMIWELAGDVSTSSEQSLLRALDGALR encoded by the coding sequence ATGCTCTCTCGTCATCACTCTCATCGACTCCTTCGCGCCGCATGCGCATCCCTGTTTCTCGCAAGCGCGTGCGCTCCCGCCGACAACGCCCCGGAGGCTCCCCAGGAGGCAACGGGGGTCTCCCCGAGTGCACTGCTCATCCCGGGTGTGAGCTTCAAGACAGTGACCGGCGGCCGGTATGTCGGCGCTCAAAACAACGGCGGCGGTGCGGTCATCGCGACGGCGACGACCGTGCAAGCGTGGGAGACGTTCACCCTCGATGACATCAACGGCGGTGCACTCGAGAGTGGGGACACGGTCTTCATCGCCGCAGGCAATGGGCAGTATTTCCAGGCCGCGAACGGCGGCGGCTCGACGCTGAACGCCGCCAGTTCAAGCCGCCTCGGTTGGGAGACCTTCCGCATCGTCAAGCAGAGCGGGAGCGGCGCGATCGCCAATGGCGACATCGTCGGTCTTCAGACGGTGACGACGGGCAACTGGGTGTCGGCGGAGAACGGCGGCGGCAGCACGGTGTTCGCCTATGGCGCCTCGCTCGGTAACTGGGAGCGATTGACGATCTCTGGCTTGACCACGACGGGCCCGCAGCCGCCGCAAACCCGGACCCGCGTCGTGGGCTACCTGCCGAACTGGTACGGCTCCTACGCGAGCTGGGTCGGCAAGGTGGACTTCGACAAGCTCACGCACGTGAACCTCGCCTTCGCCCTGGGTGACGCGAACGGAAAGCTCCAGCTTGCATCGAGCAGCGACCTCGCGACGTTCGTGAACGCCGCGCACGCCAAGGGCGTGAAGGTGTTCCCCTCGCTCTGTGGTGGCGGAGGCGACGGCCAGATCGCGCCCTTCTACCAGCCCGCGAAAGTCGATGCCTTCGTGGACCACATCATCGACTACGTGGTCTCGAACAACATGGACGGCATTGACGTGGACGTGGAGGCGCCGGACCGCATGGGTGCCGTGTACGACACATTCATCGCGAAGTTGATCGCCAAGGCCCGCCCGCGCGGGCTTCCCGTGACGGCCGCTGTCTCACAGTGGATGCAGCATGGCATGTCGGACACGACGCTGCGCTCCTTCGACTTCGTCACCATCATGTCCTACGACAACACGGGAACCTGGACGGGCGCGGGCGAGCACTCCAGCTACGCGCAGGCGGTGACCGCGATGAACTACTACGCGAACAAGGGCGTGGCACGGGACCGGATCGTGCTCGGGTTGCCCTTCTACGGGTATTGCTGGGGCAACTGTGGCGGTGGGCAGACCAGCAAGTACGTCCTCTACAAAGACATCCTGGCGGCCTACCCGAATGCCTGGAACGCGGATTGGATCAGCGCCAACGGCGCCCAGTATTCGTACAATGGGCTCGCGACGATGCGCTCGAAGGCGGCGCTCGGAAAGCAGTACGGCGGGATCATGATCTGGGAGCTGGCCGGAGACGTGAGCACTTCGAGCGAGCAGTCCCTGCTTCGCGCCCTCGACGGCGCGCTGCGCTAG
- a CDS encoding S8 family peptidase — translation MAKPFNRPHLFIRKQPDTSPFTSPGSGGGSSRSKARDRATHGAQLKNEFTAALPPKEDEARVFRFEFEGEPGFALELKSLESEHKGIELLNVRRAGDTMLATVLVPRGKLGHFLGLFEDYLTKTRGTKNNPANKSLVESISHVRRASVRSLWTDPLERFPSGEAALWWEVWLRGRQDSADAFKAVAQQAKLPVSKMPLLFTDRAVLNLCATVLQVSHLLERDELIAELREAKTSTAEFLALPSSDQVLWTRDLLARVQAPPVEGPSVCILDTGVNRGHELLGLALPPASQLTVNPLWGVDDRHGHGTQMAGLALYGDLGPVLTSKNRVLLRHGLESVKLFPGPGDSHAPEVYGAVTTESAARAQIQSPDRTRTFCMAVTSPDGHEKGVPSSWSSAVDDLAFGSADHQKRLMCISAGNIDPAHFILYPQGNQTELIRDPGQSWNALTVGAFADRDALSDPDLAGWKPLASLGGLCPSSPTSLAWDSDWPIKPDIVMPGGNAAIAPDGKACDFARSLSLLTTHFLPVARQFSASGETSAATALAARLSARLHAEYAQLWPETVRALLVHSAEWTPEMRRTLPQKKRGRGEKKTQKKGDYRKLLRMYGYGEPQEAAALFSAEDALTLIGQHEIQPFGVHPKHKGQIATRDMHLHALPWPEDVLRDLGETEVELRVTLSYFIEPLPGERGYAQNQRHRYASHGLRFELKAALESLAEFTVRINKAARTEGEGAASESDAKQWLFGPDLRSAGSLHSDRWRGTAVDLANKGFLAVYPTVGWWKERPRLGRGETRTRYALVVSIRTPEVDTDIYTPVAIQLGIPITL, via the coding sequence TTGGCCAAGCCCTTCAACCGGCCACATCTCTTCATCCGGAAACAGCCGGACACAAGCCCCTTCACCTCGCCAGGCAGTGGTGGAGGCAGCAGCCGGAGCAAGGCCCGAGACCGGGCCACTCACGGCGCTCAGTTGAAAAACGAGTTCACCGCCGCGCTTCCTCCCAAGGAGGACGAAGCGCGCGTGTTCCGCTTCGAGTTCGAGGGTGAGCCTGGGTTCGCGCTCGAGCTCAAGAGCCTCGAGTCAGAGCACAAGGGAATCGAGCTGCTCAATGTCCGCAGGGCGGGAGACACCATGCTCGCAACGGTGTTGGTCCCTCGCGGCAAGCTGGGACACTTTCTCGGTCTCTTCGAGGACTATCTCACCAAGACGCGCGGCACGAAGAACAACCCCGCCAACAAGTCTCTGGTGGAGAGCATCTCGCACGTCCGGCGCGCCTCGGTCCGGTCCTTATGGACGGATCCCCTCGAGCGCTTTCCCTCAGGAGAGGCGGCTCTCTGGTGGGAGGTCTGGCTGCGTGGGCGACAGGACAGCGCCGACGCGTTCAAGGCAGTCGCCCAGCAGGCGAAACTTCCCGTCAGCAAGATGCCGTTGCTCTTCACGGATCGGGCCGTCTTGAACTTGTGCGCGACCGTCCTTCAGGTCAGCCATCTTCTCGAACGAGATGAGCTCATCGCGGAGCTTCGCGAGGCCAAGACCTCCACGGCAGAGTTTCTGGCCCTGCCCTCTTCCGATCAAGTCCTCTGGACCCGGGACCTCTTGGCACGGGTCCAAGCGCCCCCCGTGGAAGGTCCCTCGGTCTGCATTCTCGATACCGGTGTCAACCGAGGACACGAACTGCTCGGACTCGCCCTTCCACCTGCGTCGCAGCTCACCGTCAATCCGTTATGGGGCGTAGACGACCGCCATGGTCATGGCACGCAGATGGCTGGACTTGCATTGTACGGAGACCTGGGCCCCGTGCTGACTTCCAAAAACCGTGTGCTCCTGCGGCACGGTCTGGAGAGCGTGAAGCTCTTTCCCGGTCCGGGTGACTCGCACGCTCCAGAGGTCTATGGCGCGGTGACGACAGAGTCGGCGGCTCGTGCCCAGATCCAGTCTCCTGACCGGACACGAACATTTTGCATGGCCGTCACCAGTCCTGATGGTCACGAGAAGGGCGTTCCCTCTTCCTGGTCGAGTGCCGTGGATGACCTGGCCTTTGGATCCGCAGACCACCAGAAGCGCTTGATGTGCATCTCCGCGGGAAACATCGATCCGGCTCACTTCATCCTCTACCCCCAGGGTAATCAGACCGAGCTCATCCGGGATCCAGGCCAGTCCTGGAATGCGCTCACCGTGGGAGCCTTCGCCGATCGTGACGCTCTGAGCGATCCTGATCTTGCGGGCTGGAAACCCCTCGCGTCACTGGGAGGGCTCTGCCCCTCCAGCCCGACCTCTCTCGCCTGGGATTCAGACTGGCCCATCAAGCCAGACATCGTGATGCCCGGCGGAAACGCCGCCATCGCCCCCGACGGCAAGGCGTGCGATTTCGCGAGAAGTCTCTCCCTGCTCACCACCCATTTCCTGCCCGTCGCCCGGCAATTCAGTGCTTCGGGAGAGACGAGCGCAGCCACAGCGCTCGCAGCACGGCTCTCGGCCCGTCTTCATGCGGAATATGCGCAGTTGTGGCCCGAAACGGTCCGAGCCCTGCTCGTTCATTCGGCGGAGTGGACGCCGGAGATGAGACGCACCCTGCCTCAAAAGAAGCGAGGAAGGGGCGAGAAGAAGACCCAGAAGAAGGGGGATTACCGCAAGCTTCTTCGGATGTATGGCTACGGAGAGCCGCAGGAAGCAGCAGCGCTCTTCAGCGCGGAGGACGCGCTCACGCTGATTGGCCAGCACGAGATTCAACCCTTCGGAGTTCACCCCAAGCACAAAGGGCAGATCGCCACTCGGGACATGCACCTGCATGCGCTGCCCTGGCCGGAGGACGTCCTGCGCGACCTGGGAGAAACCGAGGTTGAGCTCCGAGTGACCCTCTCCTATTTCATCGAGCCCCTTCCTGGCGAGCGGGGATACGCACAAAATCAACGGCACCGGTATGCATCGCATGGTCTGCGCTTCGAGTTGAAGGCGGCGCTTGAGTCCCTTGCCGAGTTCACTGTCCGAATCAACAAGGCAGCTCGAACCGAGGGAGAAGGAGCCGCGAGCGAGAGCGACGCGAAGCAATGGCTGTTCGGCCCAGATCTCCGGAGCGCGGGCTCTCTTCACTCGGACCGCTGGCGAGGAACCGCCGTGGATCTCGCGAACAAGGGGTTCCTCGCCGTCTACCCGACGGTGGGATGGTGGAAGGAGCGGCCTCGGCTCGGACGCGGGGAGACACGAACCCGCTATGCGCTGGTGGTTTCCATTCGCACGCCGGAAGTGGACACAGACATCTACACGCCCGTGGCCATCCAGCTCGGCATTCCGATCACCCTCTGA
- a CDS encoding serine hydrolase → MMWSPVRLLGVLTVVALAVPAASAAPRQQELDRLVTKYHQLRQFNGSVLVADEKGVVLKKSYGFANFEWQEPNTPDTKFRIGSITKQFTAMVILQLVNEGKLKLDAPLSMYLPDYRKDTGARVTVTQLLNHTSGIPSYTSAPGFFDNQARNPYKVAEFVKGYASGDLEFEPGTKWAYNNSGYFLLGAIIEQITGKPYAQVLRERIFEPLGMKNTGYDLHATVLPKRASGYELKPEGYINAPYLDMSVPYAAGSLYSTVEDLFLWDRALYLDTLLPAPLKQKMFTPGMSDYAFGWLVKPVKLNDGKTEVATVAHGGGINGFNAFFIRVPERKEAVVLLDNTSRGDNLQELAAGLLSVLHGIAPQPPRPEMAEAMRARLAKAPVAEAIAWYRSVKATKAEAYDFSEDQLNRVGYWLLKEKRVADAIEMFKLNVEMFPASGNPYDSLGEAYLASGDLERAKVNYRKALELDPTNRGAEAALKRLETPVGAPASKLTP, encoded by the coding sequence ATGATGTGGAGCCCTGTGCGCCTGCTGGGCGTACTCACCGTTGTGGCGCTGGCCGTACCCGCCGCGAGTGCCGCGCCGCGGCAACAAGAGCTGGACCGGCTGGTCACGAAGTACCACCAACTGCGCCAGTTCAACGGCTCCGTGCTCGTGGCGGACGAGAAGGGCGTCGTCCTCAAGAAGAGCTACGGCTTCGCGAACTTCGAGTGGCAAGAGCCCAATACGCCGGACACGAAGTTCCGCATCGGCTCCATCACCAAGCAGTTCACCGCGATGGTCATCTTGCAGCTTGTCAACGAGGGCAAGCTCAAACTCGACGCGCCCCTCTCCATGTACCTCCCGGACTACCGGAAGGACACGGGGGCCCGCGTCACGGTGACCCAGTTGCTGAATCACACCTCGGGAATTCCCAGCTACACCTCCGCGCCCGGCTTCTTCGACAACCAGGCGCGCAACCCCTACAAGGTCGCGGAGTTCGTGAAGGGGTATGCCAGCGGTGACCTCGAGTTCGAGCCCGGCACGAAGTGGGCGTACAACAACTCCGGCTATTTTCTGCTCGGGGCCATCATCGAGCAGATCACCGGCAAGCCGTATGCGCAGGTGCTGCGGGAGCGAATCTTCGAGCCGCTGGGGATGAAGAACACGGGGTATGATCTCCACGCCACGGTGCTCCCGAAGCGCGCGAGCGGCTACGAGCTGAAGCCGGAGGGGTACATCAACGCGCCCTATCTGGACATGTCGGTGCCGTATGCCGCCGGCTCGCTGTACTCGACGGTGGAGGATCTCTTTCTCTGGGACAGGGCGCTCTACCTCGACACGCTGCTGCCCGCGCCCCTCAAGCAGAAGATGTTCACACCCGGCATGAGCGACTATGCCTTCGGGTGGTTGGTGAAACCGGTGAAACTGAACGATGGTAAGACGGAGGTCGCCACCGTCGCCCACGGGGGTGGCATCAACGGCTTCAACGCGTTCTTCATCCGCGTCCCGGAGCGCAAGGAGGCGGTGGTCCTCCTCGACAACACGTCTCGAGGAGACAATCTTCAGGAGCTCGCGGCGGGACTGCTCAGCGTCCTGCACGGCATCGCGCCCCAGCCACCTCGGCCCGAGATGGCAGAGGCCATGCGTGCAAGGCTCGCCAAGGCGCCCGTCGCGGAAGCCATTGCCTGGTACCGGAGCGTGAAGGCCACGAAGGCCGAGGCGTATGACTTCTCCGAGGACCAGCTCAACCGTGTCGGCTACTGGCTCCTCAAGGAGAAGCGGGTGGCGGATGCCATTGAGATGTTCAAGCTGAACGTGGAGATGTTTCCGGCGAGTGGAAACCCCTACGACAGTCTGGGGGAGGCGTATCTGGCCAGCGGGGACTTGGAGCGGGCGAAGGTGAACTACCGCAAGGCCCTGGAGTTGGATCCCACCAACAGGGGGGCGGAAGCGGCGCTCAAGCGGCTCGAGACACCCGTGGGAGCGCCCGCGTCGAAGCTCACGCCCTAG